A single genomic interval of Camelina sativa cultivar DH55 chromosome 11, Cs, whole genome shotgun sequence harbors:
- the LOC104721325 gene encoding inactive squalene synthase 2 isoform X1: MGSLSTILRHPDELYPLLKLKIAINKAQKKIPLEPNLAFCYSMLHKVSKSFSLVIQQLGTELRNAVCVFYLILRALDTVEDDTSVAMEIKLPILIAFHRHIYDGDWHFSCGTKEYKVLMEQFHHVSAAFLELEKGYQEAIEDITKRMGAGMAKFICKEVETIDDYDEYCHYAAGLVGLGLSKIFITSELEMLTPDWKHISNSTGLFLQKTNIIKDYLEDINEIPKSRMFWPREIWGKYVDKLEDFKKEENSTKAVQCLNEMVTNALIHVEDCLKSLASLRDPAIFQSCAIPQIVAIGTLALCYNNVQVFGGVVRLRRGLIAKIIDRTKTMDDVYGVFYDFSCMLQSKVDKNDPNAMKTLNRLETIKKVCRENGVLHKRKTYVKDDAQSKIVMFVLLLAIVVMYLKANQCK; encoded by the exons atgGGAAGCTTGAGTACGATTTTGAGACACCCGGATGAGTTATATCCGCTTTTGAAGTTGAAAATTGCTATAAACAAAGCTCAGAAGAAGATCCCACTTGAGCCAAACTTAGCTTTCTGTTATTCAATGCTCCACAAAGTTTCTAAAAGCTTCTCTCTTGTTATTCAACAACTTGGCACTGAGCTTCGTAACGCA GTGTGTGTGTTTTACTTGATTCTCCGAGCTCTTGATACCGTTG AGGATGACACAAGCGTAGCAATGGAGATCAAACTTCCAATTCTGATAGCTTTCCACCGTCATATATACGATGGTGACTGGCATTTTTCAT GTGGTACGAAAGAGTACAAGGTTCTAATGGAGCAGTTTCACCATGTTTCTGCAGCTTTTCTGGAACTTGAAAAAgg GTATCAAGAGGCTATTGAAGATATAACTAAAAGAATGGGTGCAGGAATGGCCAAGTTCATTTGTAAAGAG GTAGAAACAATTGATGACTATGATGAATACTGCCATTATGCTGCTGGACTTGTGGGTTTAGGTTTGTCAAAAATCTTCATCACTTCAGAATTAGAAATGCTGACTCCAGATTGGAAGCACATTTCAAATTCTACAGGTTTATTTCTCCAG AAAACAAACATTATCAAAGATTATCTTGAAGACATTAATGAGATACCAAAATCGCGCATGTTTTGGCCTCGTGAGATCTGGGGAAAATATGTTGACAAGCTTGAG GACTTTAAGAAAGAGGAGAATTCAACAAAAGCAGTGCAGTGTCTGAATGAAATGGTCACAAATGCATTGATTCACGTTGAAGATTGTTTGAAATCCTTGGCTTCATTGCGTGATCCTGCAATATTTCAGTCTTGTGCCATCCCTCAG ATCGTGGCTATTGGAACACTAGCATTATGCTATAACAATGTACAAGTCTTTGGAGGTGTAGTGAGATTGAGGCGAG gGCTAATAGCTAAAATTATCGATCGCACAAAGACAATGGATGATGTCTATGGTGTGTTCTATGATTTTTCTTGCATGCTACAATCAaag GTTGACAAGAACGATCCAAATGCGATGAAAACATTAAACCGACTCGAAACAATTAAGAAAGTTTGCAGAGAAAATGGAGTCCTTCACAAAAG AAAAACTTATGTTAAAGATGATGCACAATCGAAG ATTGTAATGTTTGTGCTTCTATTGGCCATAGTCGTTATGTATCTCAAAGCAAATCAATGTAAGTAG
- the LOC104721325 gene encoding inactive squalene synthase 2 isoform X3, producing MEIKLPILIAFHRHIYDGDWHFSCGTKEYKVLMEQFHHVSAAFLELEKGYQEAIEDITKRMGAGMAKFICKEVETIDDYDEYCHYAAGLVGLGLSKIFITSELEMLTPDWKHISNSTGLFLQKTNIIKDYLEDINEIPKSRMFWPREIWGKYVDKLEDFKKEENSTKAVQCLNEMVTNALIHVEDCLKSLASLRDPAIFQSCAIPQIVAIGTLALCYNNVQVFGGVVRLRRGLIAKIIDRTKTMDDVYGVFYDFSCMLQSKVDKNDPNAMKTLNRLETIKKVCRENGVLHKRKTYVKDDAQSKIVMFVLLLAIVVMYLKANQCK from the exons ATGGAGATCAAACTTCCAATTCTGATAGCTTTCCACCGTCATATATACGATGGTGACTGGCATTTTTCAT GTGGTACGAAAGAGTACAAGGTTCTAATGGAGCAGTTTCACCATGTTTCTGCAGCTTTTCTGGAACTTGAAAAAgg GTATCAAGAGGCTATTGAAGATATAACTAAAAGAATGGGTGCAGGAATGGCCAAGTTCATTTGTAAAGAG GTAGAAACAATTGATGACTATGATGAATACTGCCATTATGCTGCTGGACTTGTGGGTTTAGGTTTGTCAAAAATCTTCATCACTTCAGAATTAGAAATGCTGACTCCAGATTGGAAGCACATTTCAAATTCTACAGGTTTATTTCTCCAG AAAACAAACATTATCAAAGATTATCTTGAAGACATTAATGAGATACCAAAATCGCGCATGTTTTGGCCTCGTGAGATCTGGGGAAAATATGTTGACAAGCTTGAG GACTTTAAGAAAGAGGAGAATTCAACAAAAGCAGTGCAGTGTCTGAATGAAATGGTCACAAATGCATTGATTCACGTTGAAGATTGTTTGAAATCCTTGGCTTCATTGCGTGATCCTGCAATATTTCAGTCTTGTGCCATCCCTCAG ATCGTGGCTATTGGAACACTAGCATTATGCTATAACAATGTACAAGTCTTTGGAGGTGTAGTGAGATTGAGGCGAG gGCTAATAGCTAAAATTATCGATCGCACAAAGACAATGGATGATGTCTATGGTGTGTTCTATGATTTTTCTTGCATGCTACAATCAaag GTTGACAAGAACGATCCAAATGCGATGAAAACATTAAACCGACTCGAAACAATTAAGAAAGTTTGCAGAGAAAATGGAGTCCTTCACAAAAG AAAAACTTATGTTAAAGATGATGCACAATCGAAG ATTGTAATGTTTGTGCTTCTATTGGCCATAGTCGTTATGTATCTCAAAGCAAATCAATGTAAGTAG
- the LOC104729750 gene encoding squalene synthase 1 isoform X3, with the protein MGSLGTMLRYPDDIYPLLKMKRAIEKAEKQIPPEPHWGFCYSMLHKVSRSFSLVIQQLNTDLRNAVCVFYLVLRALDTVEDDTSIPTDEKVPILIAFHRHIYNTDWHYSCGTKEYKVLMDQFHHVAAAFLELEKGYQEAIEEITKRMGAGMAKFICQEVETVDDYDEYCHYVAGLVGLGLSKLFLAGGSEVLTPDWEAISNSMGLFLQKTNIIRDYLEDINEIPKSRMFWPREIWGKYADKLEDLKYEENSTKSVQCLNELVTNALMHIEDCLKYMAALRDPSIFRFCAIPQIMAIGTLALCYNNVQVFRGVVKLRRGLTAKVIDRTKTMADVYGAFYDFSCMLKTKVDKNDPNASITLNRLEAVQKLCIDTGVLNNRKSYVDDKGQPNNVFIIMVVILLAIVFAYLRAN; encoded by the exons ATGGGGAGCTTAGGGACGATGCTGAGATATCCGGATGATATATATCCGCTCCTGAAGATGAAACGAGCGATTGAGAAAGCGGAGAAGCAGATCCCGCCTGAGCCACACTGGGGCTTCTGCTATTCAATGCTCCACAAGGTTTCTCGAAGCTTCTCTCTCGTTATCCAGCAGCTCAACACCGACCTTCGTAACGCT GTGTGTGTGTTCTACTTGGTTCTACGAGCTCTTGATACTGTTG AGGATGATACAAGCATACCAACTGATGAAAAGGTTCCCATCCTGATAGCTTTCCACCGGCACATTTACAATACTGACTGGCACTATTCAT GTGGTACGAAGGAGTACAAGGTTCTAATGGACCAATTTCATCACGTTGCTGCAGCTTTTTTGGAACTTGAAAAAGG GTATCAAGAGGCTATCGAGGAAATTACTAAAAGAATGGGTGCAGGAATGGCCAAGTTTATCTGCCAAGAG GTAGAAACTGTTGATGACTATGATGAATACTGCCACTATGTTGCTGGGCTTGTGGGTTTAGGTCTGTCGAAACTCTTCCTTGCTGGGGGCTCAGAGGTTTTGACACCAGATTGGGAGGCGATTTCTAATTCAATGGGTTTATTTCTACAG AAAACAAACATTATCAGAGATTATCTTGAGGACATTAATGAGATACCAAAATCCCGCATGTTTTGGCCTCGCGAAATTTGGGGCAAATATGCTGACAAGCTTGAG GATTTAAAATACGAGGAGAACTCTACCAAATCCGTGCAGTGCTTGAATGAACTGGTTACCAATGCGTTGATGCATATTGAAGATTGCCTGAAATACATGGCTGCGTTGCGTGATCCTTCCATATTTCGTTTCTGTGCCATCCCTCAG ATCATGGCGATTGGAACACTTGCATTATGCTATAACAATGTACAAGTATTTAGAGGCGTTGTAAAACTGAGGCGAG GTCTAACTGCTAAAGTCATTGATCGCACAAAGACAATGGCTGATGTCTACGGTGCATTCTATGATTTTTCTTGCATGCTGAAAACAAAG GTTGACAAGAACGATCCAAATGCCAGTATTACACTAAACAGACTTGAAGCCGTTCAGAAACTCTGCATAGACACTGGAGTCCTTAATAACAG AAAATCATATGTTGATGACAAAGGACAACCAAACAATGTCTTT ATTATAATGGTTGTCATTCTACTGGCAATAGTCTTTGCATATCTGAGAGCAAACTGA
- the LOC104729750 gene encoding squalene synthase 1 isoform X2 — MLRYPDDIYPLLKMKRAIEKAEKQIPPEPHWGFCYSMLHKVSRSFSLVIQQLNTDLRNAVCVFYLVLRALDTVEDDTSIPTDEKVPILIAFHRHIYNTDWHYSCGTKEYKVLMDQFHHVAAAFLELEKGYQEAIEEITKRMGAGMAKFICQEVETVDDYDEYCHYVAGLVGLGLSKLFLAGGSEVLTPDWEAISNSMGLFLQKTNIIRDYLEDINEIPKSRMFWPREIWGKYADKLEDLKYEENSTKSVQCLNELVTNALMHIEDCLKYMAALRDPSIFRFCAIPQVGEGNIIILIMAIGTLALCYNNVQVFRGVVKLRRGLTAKVIDRTKTMADVYGAFYDFSCMLKTKVDKNDPNASITLNRLEAVQKLCIDTGVLNNRKSYVDDKGQPNNVFIIMVVILLAIVFAYLRAN, encoded by the exons ATGCTGAGATATCCGGATGATATATATCCGCTCCTGAAGATGAAACGAGCGATTGAGAAAGCGGAGAAGCAGATCCCGCCTGAGCCACACTGGGGCTTCTGCTATTCAATGCTCCACAAGGTTTCTCGAAGCTTCTCTCTCGTTATCCAGCAGCTCAACACCGACCTTCGTAACGCT GTGTGTGTGTTCTACTTGGTTCTACGAGCTCTTGATACTGTTG AGGATGATACAAGCATACCAACTGATGAAAAGGTTCCCATCCTGATAGCTTTCCACCGGCACATTTACAATACTGACTGGCACTATTCAT GTGGTACGAAGGAGTACAAGGTTCTAATGGACCAATTTCATCACGTTGCTGCAGCTTTTTTGGAACTTGAAAAAGG GTATCAAGAGGCTATCGAGGAAATTACTAAAAGAATGGGTGCAGGAATGGCCAAGTTTATCTGCCAAGAG GTAGAAACTGTTGATGACTATGATGAATACTGCCACTATGTTGCTGGGCTTGTGGGTTTAGGTCTGTCGAAACTCTTCCTTGCTGGGGGCTCAGAGGTTTTGACACCAGATTGGGAGGCGATTTCTAATTCAATGGGTTTATTTCTACAG AAAACAAACATTATCAGAGATTATCTTGAGGACATTAATGAGATACCAAAATCCCGCATGTTTTGGCCTCGCGAAATTTGGGGCAAATATGCTGACAAGCTTGAG GATTTAAAATACGAGGAGAACTCTACCAAATCCGTGCAGTGCTTGAATGAACTGGTTACCAATGCGTTGATGCATATTGAAGATTGCCTGAAATACATGGCTGCGTTGCGTGATCCTTCCATATTTCGTTTCTGTGCCATCCCTCAGGTTGGAGAAGGAAATATCATAATATTG ATCATGGCGATTGGAACACTTGCATTATGCTATAACAATGTACAAGTATTTAGAGGCGTTGTAAAACTGAGGCGAG GTCTAACTGCTAAAGTCATTGATCGCACAAAGACAATGGCTGATGTCTACGGTGCATTCTATGATTTTTCTTGCATGCTGAAAACAAAG GTTGACAAGAACGATCCAAATGCCAGTATTACACTAAACAGACTTGAAGCCGTTCAGAAACTCTGCATAGACACTGGAGTCCTTAATAACAG AAAATCATATGTTGATGACAAAGGACAACCAAACAATGTCTTT ATTATAATGGTTGTCATTCTACTGGCAATAGTCTTTGCATATCTGAGAGCAAACTGA
- the LOC104729750 gene encoding squalene synthase 1 isoform X1, which translates to MGSLGTMLRYPDDIYPLLKMKRAIEKAEKQIPPEPHWGFCYSMLHKVSRSFSLVIQQLNTDLRNAVCVFYLVLRALDTVEDDTSIPTDEKVPILIAFHRHIYNTDWHYSCGTKEYKVLMDQFHHVAAAFLELEKGYQEAIEEITKRMGAGMAKFICQEVETVDDYDEYCHYVAGLVGLGLSKLFLAGGSEVLTPDWEAISNSMGLFLQKTNIIRDYLEDINEIPKSRMFWPREIWGKYADKLEDLKYEENSTKSVQCLNELVTNALMHIEDCLKYMAALRDPSIFRFCAIPQVGEGNIIILIMAIGTLALCYNNVQVFRGVVKLRRGLTAKVIDRTKTMADVYGAFYDFSCMLKTKVDKNDPNASITLNRLEAVQKLCIDTGVLNNRKSYVDDKGQPNNVFIIMVVILLAIVFAYLRAN; encoded by the exons ATGGGGAGCTTAGGGACGATGCTGAGATATCCGGATGATATATATCCGCTCCTGAAGATGAAACGAGCGATTGAGAAAGCGGAGAAGCAGATCCCGCCTGAGCCACACTGGGGCTTCTGCTATTCAATGCTCCACAAGGTTTCTCGAAGCTTCTCTCTCGTTATCCAGCAGCTCAACACCGACCTTCGTAACGCT GTGTGTGTGTTCTACTTGGTTCTACGAGCTCTTGATACTGTTG AGGATGATACAAGCATACCAACTGATGAAAAGGTTCCCATCCTGATAGCTTTCCACCGGCACATTTACAATACTGACTGGCACTATTCAT GTGGTACGAAGGAGTACAAGGTTCTAATGGACCAATTTCATCACGTTGCTGCAGCTTTTTTGGAACTTGAAAAAGG GTATCAAGAGGCTATCGAGGAAATTACTAAAAGAATGGGTGCAGGAATGGCCAAGTTTATCTGCCAAGAG GTAGAAACTGTTGATGACTATGATGAATACTGCCACTATGTTGCTGGGCTTGTGGGTTTAGGTCTGTCGAAACTCTTCCTTGCTGGGGGCTCAGAGGTTTTGACACCAGATTGGGAGGCGATTTCTAATTCAATGGGTTTATTTCTACAG AAAACAAACATTATCAGAGATTATCTTGAGGACATTAATGAGATACCAAAATCCCGCATGTTTTGGCCTCGCGAAATTTGGGGCAAATATGCTGACAAGCTTGAG GATTTAAAATACGAGGAGAACTCTACCAAATCCGTGCAGTGCTTGAATGAACTGGTTACCAATGCGTTGATGCATATTGAAGATTGCCTGAAATACATGGCTGCGTTGCGTGATCCTTCCATATTTCGTTTCTGTGCCATCCCTCAGGTTGGAGAAGGAAATATCATAATATTG ATCATGGCGATTGGAACACTTGCATTATGCTATAACAATGTACAAGTATTTAGAGGCGTTGTAAAACTGAGGCGAG GTCTAACTGCTAAAGTCATTGATCGCACAAAGACAATGGCTGATGTCTACGGTGCATTCTATGATTTTTCTTGCATGCTGAAAACAAAG GTTGACAAGAACGATCCAAATGCCAGTATTACACTAAACAGACTTGAAGCCGTTCAGAAACTCTGCATAGACACTGGAGTCCTTAATAACAG AAAATCATATGTTGATGACAAAGGACAACCAAACAATGTCTTT ATTATAATGGTTGTCATTCTACTGGCAATAGTCTTTGCATATCTGAGAGCAAACTGA
- the LOC104721325 gene encoding inactive squalene synthase 2 isoform X2, with the protein MGSLSTILRHPDELYPLLKLKIAINKAQKKIPLEPNLAFCYSMLHKVSKSFSLVIQQLGTELRNAVCVFYLILRALDTVEDDTSVAMEIKLPILIAFHRHIYDGDWHFSCGTKEYKVLMEQFHHVSAAFLELEKGYQEAIEDITKRMGAGMAKFICKEVETIDDYDEYCHYAAGLVGLGLSKIFITSELEMLTPDWKHISNSTGLFLQKTNIIKDYLEDINEIPKSRMFWPREIWGKYVDKLEDFKKEENSTKAVQCLNEMVTNALIHVEDCLKSLASLRDPAIFQSCAIPQIVAIGTLALCYNNVQVFGGVVRLRRAKIIDRTKTMDDVYGVFYDFSCMLQSKVDKNDPNAMKTLNRLETIKKVCRENGVLHKRKTYVKDDAQSKIVMFVLLLAIVVMYLKANQCK; encoded by the exons atgGGAAGCTTGAGTACGATTTTGAGACACCCGGATGAGTTATATCCGCTTTTGAAGTTGAAAATTGCTATAAACAAAGCTCAGAAGAAGATCCCACTTGAGCCAAACTTAGCTTTCTGTTATTCAATGCTCCACAAAGTTTCTAAAAGCTTCTCTCTTGTTATTCAACAACTTGGCACTGAGCTTCGTAACGCA GTGTGTGTGTTTTACTTGATTCTCCGAGCTCTTGATACCGTTG AGGATGACACAAGCGTAGCAATGGAGATCAAACTTCCAATTCTGATAGCTTTCCACCGTCATATATACGATGGTGACTGGCATTTTTCAT GTGGTACGAAAGAGTACAAGGTTCTAATGGAGCAGTTTCACCATGTTTCTGCAGCTTTTCTGGAACTTGAAAAAgg GTATCAAGAGGCTATTGAAGATATAACTAAAAGAATGGGTGCAGGAATGGCCAAGTTCATTTGTAAAGAG GTAGAAACAATTGATGACTATGATGAATACTGCCATTATGCTGCTGGACTTGTGGGTTTAGGTTTGTCAAAAATCTTCATCACTTCAGAATTAGAAATGCTGACTCCAGATTGGAAGCACATTTCAAATTCTACAGGTTTATTTCTCCAG AAAACAAACATTATCAAAGATTATCTTGAAGACATTAATGAGATACCAAAATCGCGCATGTTTTGGCCTCGTGAGATCTGGGGAAAATATGTTGACAAGCTTGAG GACTTTAAGAAAGAGGAGAATTCAACAAAAGCAGTGCAGTGTCTGAATGAAATGGTCACAAATGCATTGATTCACGTTGAAGATTGTTTGAAATCCTTGGCTTCATTGCGTGATCCTGCAATATTTCAGTCTTGTGCCATCCCTCAG ATCGTGGCTATTGGAACACTAGCATTATGCTATAACAATGTACAAGTCTTTGGAGGTGTAGTGAGATTGAGGCGAG CTAAAATTATCGATCGCACAAAGACAATGGATGATGTCTATGGTGTGTTCTATGATTTTTCTTGCATGCTACAATCAaag GTTGACAAGAACGATCCAAATGCGATGAAAACATTAAACCGACTCGAAACAATTAAGAAAGTTTGCAGAGAAAATGGAGTCCTTCACAAAAG AAAAACTTATGTTAAAGATGATGCACAATCGAAG ATTGTAATGTTTGTGCTTCTATTGGCCATAGTCGTTATGTATCTCAAAGCAAATCAATGTAAGTAG
- the LOC104721329 gene encoding 30S ribosomal protein S16-1, chloroplastic-like translates to MTVKIRLARLGCKHRPFYRVVVADEKSRRDGKQIEVIGFYDPLQGKEDANRVSLKFDRVKYWLSVGAQPTDSVENMLFRAGLIPPKSMVVKGWKNGQQSTSQHVSPITGEILN, encoded by the exons ATGACGGTGAAGATAAGGCTCGCGCGTTTGGGTTGTAAACACAGACCCTTTTACCGCGTAGTTGTCGCCGATGAGAAATCGCGGAGGGACGGCAAGCAAATCGAGGTTATTGGGTTCTATGACCCACTCCAAG ggAAAGAAGATGCCAACAGAGTGAGCCTCAAATTCGACAGGGtcaa GTACTGGTTATCAGTTGGAGCTCAACCAACAGACTCAGTCGAAAACATGCTTTTCAGAGCAGGTCTGATCCCCCCGAAGTCCATGGTTGTAAAAGGTTGGAAAAATGGGCAGCAATCTACAAGCCAGCATGTTTCACCCATTACAGGTGAAATCTTGAACTAG
- the LOC104721328 gene encoding FK506-binding protein 3-like: MAKRSRVITMSPLVLDKEDDLDLWEVVNPSDGEFSDDSFSVDSLSDDDVISLDDDEDEEEGSVVSLSVISPLSQTLPVSDAVDLDSDGDDVDGDHGDDDDVVRDEVDDYDLGWAQRRILFIGAGGGSRGVTYGDCFNDDGEEEEEDRGGEDGDYDDSYDLEEELVPRSVNKKIGRQRMRKLGKRAIAKVASKKMTPYSHLKYGCYGCVRGKHGLGMKFKC; this comes from the coding sequence atggcgaagCGATCTAGGGTTATCACCATGTCTCCTCTTGTTCTCGACAAGGAAGACGATCTCGATCTCTGGGAAGTCGTGAATCCCTCCGACGGCGAGTTCTCCGACGATTCTTTCTCCGTCGATAGTCTTTCCGATGATGACGTCATCTCTCTtgacgacgacgaagacgaagaagaaggttctGTGGTCTCGTTGTCTGTCATTTCTCCGCTGTCTCAGACGCTTCCTGTTTCCGACGCCGTGGATCTGGATTCAGACGGCGATGATGTCGACGGTGATCatggcgatgatgatgatgtcgtTCGCGATGAAGTTGATGATTACGATCTTGGATGGGCTCAACGGCGGATTCTGTTTATCGGTGCCGGTGGAGGTTCTCGCGGAGTCACGTACGGAGATTGTTTTAATGATgacggggaagaagaagaagaagatcgcgGTGGTGAAGATGGAGATTACGACGATTCGTATGATCTTGAGGAAGAGTTGGTTCCGCGTAGCGTGAATAAGAAGATTGGGAGACAGAGGATGAGGAAACTAGGGAAAAGAGCAATCGCGAAGGTAGCGTCGAAGAAGATGACTCCGTATTCGCATTTGAAGTATGGATGCTATGGATGCGTTCGTGGTAAGCATGGTCTCGGCATGAAATTCAAGTGCTGA
- the LOC104721324 gene encoding SH3 domain-containing protein 2: protein MEAIRKQASRLREQVARQQQAVFKQFGGGGYGSGLSDEAELNQHQKLEKLYISTRAAKHYQRDIVRGVEGYIVTGSKQVEIGTKLSEDSRKYGSDNTCTNGNVLIRAALSYGRARAQMEKERGNMLKALGTQVAEPLRAMVLGAPLEDARHLAQRYDRMRQEAEAQATEVARRQAKARESQGNPDILMKLESAEAKLHDLKSNMTILGKEAASALASVEDQQQKLTLERLLSMVESERAYHQRVLQILDQLEGEMVSERQRIEAPSTPSSAESMPPPPSYEEANGVFASQMHDTSTDSMGYFLGEVLFPYHGVTDVELSLSTGEYVVVRKVTGSGWAEGECKGRAGWFPYEYIERRERVLASKVSEVF, encoded by the exons ATGGAAGCAATTAGAAAACAAGCTAGCAGGTTGAGAGAACAAGTTGCGAGACAGCAGCAG GCTGTCTTCAAGCAgtttggaggaggaggatacgGTTCTGGTTTATCTGATGAAGCAGAACTCAATCAACATCAGAAGCTAGAAAAGCTTTACATATCCACCCGTGCTGCAAAG CATTACCAAAGAGATATTGTTCGTGGTGTGGAAGGTTATATTGTCACGGGGTCAAAACAAGTTGAGATAG GGACCAAACTGTCGGAGGATAGCAGGAAATATGGTTCAGATAATACATGTACAAATGGTAATGTATTAATAAGGGCTGCACTGAGCTATGGGCGTGCTCGGGCACAAATGGAGAAGGAGCGTGGAAATATGTTAAAGGCTCTTGGTACACAG GTTGCTGAGCCACTACGAGCAATGGTTTTGGGAGCTCCGTTGGAGGATGCTAGACATCTAGCTCAACGTTATGACAGAATGCGCCAAGAAGCTGAAGCTCAG GCTACAGAAGTTGCAAGACGTCAAGCAAAGGCGAGAGAGTCTCAAGGTAATCCTGACATCCTGATGAAACTCGAATCTGCTGAAGCAAAACTTCACGacttaaaatcaaatatgaCAATACTGGGGAAGGAAGCTGCTTCTGCTTTAGCTTCCGTTGAGGATCAGCAACAAAAATTGACTCTTGAACGACTTCTTTCAATG GTTGAATCTGAACGTGCCTACCATCAAAGAGTCCTCCAAATACTTGATCAGCTCGAAGGAGAG ATGGTATCTGAGAGGCAACGTATAGAAGCTCCCTCTACTCCCTCGAGTGCAGAAAGTATGCCGCCACCTCCATCATATGAGGAAGCTAATGGAGTGTTTGCATCTCAGATGCATGACACGTCAACAGATAGCATGGGTTACTTCTTAGGAGAG GTCTTGTTCCCATATCACGGTGTGACAGATGTCGAGCTGAGCTTATCAACTGGTGAATATGTTGTTGTTAGAAAG GTTACAGGAAGCGGATGGGCAGAAGGTGAATGCAAAGGCAGAGCCGGTTGGTTCCCTTACGAGTACATAGAAAGACGGGAACGAGTTCTTGCTAGCAAAGTGTCCGAAGTTTTCTGA